tccttaaggggataaaacgggggttgaaagtttatatgaaagtcctatgtttttgaagtaaaagacttgaaattcaaaatgtgtgctctatagatagtgaggaagtgtccaaataacgtatctttagaaatcaactcccttttggggttaatacgggggatggtaggttgactcactcatcacgaaatctccgaaactataatagccacaaacttgaagtttggcaggtaggtttcttacagggtgtaaacatctgttaagaccggcttttacgaaacttgacccttaaggggataaaacgggggttggaagtttatatgaaagtcttatgtttttgaagtaagagacttgaaatttaaaatgtgtgctctatagatagtgaggaagtgtccaaataacgtatctttagaaatcaactctcttttggggttaatacGGGGGAtgttaggttgactcactcatcacgaaatctcagaaactataatagccacaaacttgaagtttggcaggtaggttccttatagggtgtaaacatctgttaagaccggtttttacgaaacttgacccttaaggggataaaacgggggttggaaatttatatgaaagttctatgtttttgagtaagagacttgaaatttaaaatgtatgctctatagatggtgaggatgtgtccaaataatgtatcgtaatctatatttataaaagagaaaggtcactaactcactcatcacgagaactcaaaaactgctgggaccatccagtggtttttaatccatccaggatggacaaagatgaaatttggtaggtaggtagattatagcaagtagacgtccgctaagaacggcttttgcgatattccaccgctaagagggtttaattggggattatagtttgtacgaaacataaacagcagctataagttcgcctgataggttatttatactgcagcctgaaaataaagctaaaaatgtggtgtatagagaggttttataaaaataactattaaattattatatattctttattgcacttaaaattttgtacagttattaatatacaaatttggttagcaacggtggacttatctctaaaagagatattttccagccaacctgtgatagtgagaactaattttacatagcaggctaagaaagtgcagtaatgtaaattatactaaattgtgccttttaaaaagttactcagtgtgataagcatttcaagtgactgaaataaaaaaatagtttgcgttaaacatcttaatagtaatgcatattttcataaccacgcgaacgtagtcgcgggcaacagttagtgtattataaaataaagtccccaaaagcgtatgtggtcgattccctcaaaatctactgaacggattttcatgcggtttcatcaatggagGGAGTGATTCAAGAgtaaggtttacggaatgactaagacgattttgatgaaagtttcactggaagtttgctggtaaaactttgtgaaacactgattacaacgcgggcgaagccgcgggcacagctagtaatatatataaacgcgaaaggtcattcatcacgaaatctccgaaactataacacctacaaacttgaaatttggcaggtaggctccttataggaagtagacatccgctaagaacggattttacgaaactcaacccctaagagggtaaaatgggggttggaagtttgtatgagagtcccatatttttgacgtaagagacttgaaatttaaaatgtatgctctatagatggtaacaaggtgttcaaataatgtatctttagaaatcaagtcccttttggggttaaaacgggggatgttacgttgactcactaatcacgaaatctccgaaactataatgcttacaaacttgaaatttagcaggtaggctccttatagggcgtaatctattgctaagaatggatttgacgaaactcgacccctaagggggtaaaacgggggttggaagtttgtatgaaagtcccatgtttttgaagtaagagacttgaaatttaaaatgtatgctctatagatggtaacaaggtgcccaaataatgtttgttagaaatcaactccgttttggggttaaaacgggggatgttacgttgacccactcatcacgaaatctccgaaactataacagctacaaattttacatttggcaggtaggttccatataaagcttagtcatatgctaagaactgatttaacgtaactcgacccttaaaggggtaaaacgggggttggaactttgtatgaaagtcctatgtttttgaagtaagagacttgaaatttaaaatgtatgctctatagatggttacaaggtgcccaaataatgtttcttagaaatcaactccgttttgggattaaaacgggggatgttacgttgacccactcatcacgaaatctccgaaactataacagttataaacttaaaatttgtcaggtaggtttcttataaggcgtagacatccgctaagaactaattttacgaaactcgacccttaaaagggtaaaacggggattggaagtttacataaaagtcctatgtttttgaagtatgagacttgaaatttaaaatgtatgctctatacatggtgagaaggtgttcaaataatgcactgtaatctatatatataaaagagaaagatcactgactcactcatcacgagaactcaaaaactgctggatggtccattcatccaagatggacaaagatgaaatttggcagggaggtagattataattaatagacgtccgccaagaacggattttgcgatattccaccgctaagggggtttaattggggttgatagtttgtatgaaacttatacagcagggtcggtttaaagcaaaataaccgcgttgcaaccctatgtgtttaagaaacatttatattgatcacgtataagtagtacaaaaaaatatattttttacaatatcgaacctttacgttactagaatactttttatttacccctgtcttcACGGcgtcacggaggagcgtgcgttacgctattctgtGACATATAGTTAACCATCCAAAAAACCATCTTAAAAActgaattgcatgcagtatagttaaacatatttatactacaatactacattattactgcattatttcataccacaattctgacgaattcaacgaaccattttgttaaacgcgacgcgcgcttcacgcgcacgtagtcgcgggcaacagttagtgtattataaaacaaagtccccaaaagtgtgtgtgatcgattccctcaaaatctacggaacggattttcatgcggtttcatcaatggagagagggcttcaagaggaaggcttatggaacggctaagccgattatgatgagagtttcactggaagtttgccggaaaaactttatGTCACACTGATtttaacgcgggcgaagccgcgggcacagctagttatatatattagactagctgactctgcaaacgttgtcttgccgctaaacgctatttaaaaacagTGGTTGGTGGtggaagggtgaaaatttagggctgTATGTaattttcaacgccaaatcataataaaataaaaaataaataatttatcaaaaaatttaaaaatatataattaggggtggactacccttaacatttaaggggatgaaaaatagatgttgttcgattctcagacctacccaatatgcacacaaaatttcatgagaattggtcaagccgtttcggaggagtttaactacaaacaccgcgacacaagaattttatatattagattagataTATTCATAAATTTCGATTTACATACACAACGTTTTAAAGTTTTAACCCTCGTAgctttaaatacataaatataaaggGTGGGGGGTGCAATAACTAAGTAGGTACATCAATCTCATGCGGTAGGTATCGTCGTAAAGTTCTCCTCATAGCTGTAAATAACCTTTCTATTACAATCATTGaggaagggcacagcaggatatatcttgctcaaaatctggatcagcccgtctggggaagcACTTCAACCTTAtcgaagatcgcagctaaataatactggtctTAGGAAGTGTTTTTTCTcgtggtgagtaaagtggccagagctcctgggaggggtCGGTGGTAAGATCGGCAACgggttgcgatgcttctgctgcTGCTATACGTAGCACTACGAACTACGATAACTCCTTACTATCAAGTggaccgtaagcttgtttgtcgacctaatcGGTTGAAAAATCAACGGTCATTCGACTGAAAGTCATACGAAGAAACAAGGTAGCGCTACGTTAAGATACCTGACGTCGTTGCCGCCGTGCGCGAAAGCCCCGAAGGTGGCGGTGAGCACCTGCAGGAAGGAGAAGAGGCGCAGCGCGTCGGGGggtggcggcggcggcggcgcgggcggcgcggggctgGTGGCGCGCAGCAGCGGCGCGGCGCTGGAGTTGGGCGTCATGGCCGCCAGCCGCGCGCCCCGGGACGCGCACTCGACGCTCCACGCGCTGCCCGTATCCGGAGCCTGGGATCACATGGGATCAATAGCATTACAAacgaagaaaattttaaattgattgttGTTTCTGCTacctgttttttgtttttttttttttttgagtactCAGATATTTTGTGACATTCGTTGAGTGTATATATACCTTGTGGCGCAATAAATATGTTCATTtcatttaagagccatttcacaattttacgctctgcaagtttaggtaaatttggtcgcatcgcgcgagtcgtacgagccgcgcgatctttgtgctagtacatatagtgtgacaaccaaaagaccatcatGATCATTTTCtaacgtataataaaaattaataactatggtataaaatgttttttatataattaatttgttaaaaatttcaagtatgttatataacaacagttaataaatttaaaataaaaataaaaaatcaattttatgaaacaatttttttaaattgatttagttttttcagtttacgaatgaatctaatatttacgatatgaataaaatagcattttatggcatcgacaccgacaaacatattaattaacaaataacaagacaaacagattgaaatgcctatttgtattgatagtgtgagaaaagaaaattaaattatacatttgtttacagaaattatcattatattactttacagtcattttcgtaatatgtttattttatttatattttattatgaaagtatcaaatgcgttttatccgctataacaacaggcgcttggcgcgtgtgagcgaaagagacggctgcgcagaatttggcgtggaccttacctctaagagcgctagcgctcgactgatttaccgggcttgatgcgtggcaatatatactatctttttattatttaatataaaatgtattaaaaataattacatcttttaattattttttttttgtattccttaatgatgtaagtttactttgatgaagatagtttgttaaaatttcttagttttctaagagaaatatcgcttttaaaattgtacttatttggaaaatattcgtaactttaaattttttttttatcgtttaatagagatacaaatggaataaaaatctatgatagtggacaacaaaattatattccacatattatgatatttttttaaaatggtttcaacgtagaggttattgaaaagtaggacttcaaagtatacattgcgaccgtttacccagggaggaggctgatgaaaaggttaataattttatacacataatataaatcaaaattctgatctgactatggactacaacaaaggttgctctattatatttcaagaatataaattacattattgcatccaacactgagattaacgacgtcaaaatattacaatttcgcggattgttaccgatttttgtgaaatggctcttaattctATTTCATCCATTGGAAGTCAAGCCAGCTTAGTTACGGAAGTAACGAATCTCCAAACaaatttgtttcaatttttttattcgttttcgCAAATAACTTCGTCActtatgtaccgattttgctgattctttttttattagaaaggagatattccaaggtTGGTACTATAATAAGGAAACCTTCCTAAACCTCAGGGGAAAAAAATCACCTTCGAAAATCGTTGTGGCGACTagtgcttttgttattttattttatttttttttttcgtttacttacgttgtttACTTGTCaaggtgtaattgaagtcggtttttttcgtttgccaacaAACAGTTATATTCAATTTGTTAGAAAATAATGTTCCAATATGTTCTCTTAAGCCTTAATTGTACACACAtctctcaattatatttaagactagctgtgcccacgactttgtctgcgtggaatagtgactttggacaggaGTTTTTGGATATATATTTTGGTTAATCCAAAAtaggattataaacaccgtcgtttgggtatttacatgttcaacgtgtttctttaaattgacataacttttttatttatgcaccgattgatatgaaacaaacactaaatgttatgTGAATCAtaccataatatattaatgaaaacaacatttaaataaaacaaaccatttcagaaattagcgtgcataaacatattacatttacatttttagtatattatgtATTGATGAGACTTTAATATACTCGTACaataattttctaataatgttattgtaattaaCGGTACCTATACAgtacaacaaaaaatacttacacGGGGCCTTAGCTCGTTGCGACACTTTTTTTCTAaccttgattttaaaaatatgtagagCTGTACGATTACTTTATATACCTTAAGTAGTTACAGAACTctgtgataaatataaatagtttcatttcaatatatttaccTTGTCTAATCTTGGTGGAGGAGTTTCGAACTCTACCATAGCAGGTGCAGCTCTCAAAGCGGACAGACGCCCCAATTCACCGCGTGCTATCGTATCACACGAATCGCCTAGAAAACCGTTTTTTGAATCATAGCTCTCTCCCATCCCAACTAGTTGGGCTGAATCTAAACTCTTGCAACAACTCAACGTCtcatctatatattttaatgtgtttatttgAGGATCGGCATCGATCAACTGCAACCGTGACTTATTGGGGGGGCTTAAGCTTCTAGATAATATGCTACAGTCATCCATCGTAGCTAGTAGAGCTCGGTTTCTTGCATTGATTTCTTTAACCCCGGCTGTACATTTGTCTGCATCGCTCAGTGTTACCATTTCGGCGCTCTCGGCGATGGCTTCTAGAAGTTTTCCATCTTCAGAAAGTAAGGATGTTGGACGTTGAGGTGCATTGTTTTTACCGTGTGTTGGAGTATTAGCTGGCGTCGTTTCTGAAACCAGTTAAAACTAATGGTATATAACATACGTATAAATGTCTGCTGTGgtagtcgaccgatggcgggataaccatccaactgctggctttgatatacacagcccgaagacgggcaacagcgtcttcggtgcgacaaagccagctctgcggtcaccaacccgccttccaagcgtggtgactatgggtaacacacatgagttcacgccatttttggtgcgaacttgtggaggcctatgtccagcagtggactgcgataggctgaagtgatgatgatgatgatgatgttgatgttGATGATAAATGTGTTGTGtcatgttgttattattttttaaccaagAATCAAACctagtaaattattttcattataagcAAGGTAATAATACttctaatatatgtatacacacCATTTGATGGACCGAGAGTAAAATTAACAGGAGGCGGGACGAGATTGCGTCGAAAGTAGGGTACAAGAAAGAAGCGAACGCATACTGCTCCCACAGCGCCGAGGGCCAGAGAACACACCAACGCTAGCCATAGCGGGATTTTATCCATAGCCAGCACTGAAATTTATCAATAGAATATGAAGTAAAGTTATGAAATCACAATTAAATGTGGTGGGTATAACTATTAACACTACTTACATTTGGGACCATCGTGAACTACACTGAGTACATTAACAGCTATAGTGGCTCCATAAAAGAATGGTAACGCCTGCAGTCCCGCACTCACTGGCTGCGAAGCGCGAAGTATAAACCTTCGGACCAACCAAAATAACAGTGCTGATACTGCTCCACTAAGTGCTGGAGAAATAAACCATGACAACActgaaaaaaagtttaataatcatttaaatattatatatatttaagatagTGCCTGTTTCCCCGGTTGTGGAAAAATTAAttctgcacataagttacgatatAGTTATAGACTTATTTGTATACTAACAGGAGGTAAAATAGTCCATTAGGACTTATTTTCTACAAttcaaaaactaaaacttttagaTTAATAATTGCGAATAGATATATTCCATAAATATAGTTGAATTCgaaggtaaaaaataataatatacctatcGCAAAATTTTATCCGATGATACCGTCATCTGACAAATAGTGTTAACGTGACCGGTGAAAACAGGCCCTTAAACAAGCATATGCAGTTTACAAATTATTAGGTAACTCACCAATGGCCCCGAGGGTTGACCACCGGACACCGATCGGACCTTTAGCCGTCAGTGTGAAACCAACAGTCGCTCCTACAACCGAATGTGTGCCCGAGACTGGGAGACGCAACGCTGTTGCCAGGATTAACCATGTGGCTCCAGAAATCAGAGCCGCAAGGCAACCAGCCGCGAGCAACCTTTCCCCTCCGTCAGCGTACAACGAAACGTCTAATATACCTTTACGCATAGTATCTGACACTTTGTATcctaatgaaaacaaaatagacaaaatttagaatttagttattaaattgTATCAAATGAAGATGatttataaactaaatttttCTACTTACCTATAAGAACAGCGCCTGCGATCTCGAAAATAGTTGCAAGTATGCATGCTTGTGTGAGTGTGAGCACTTTAGAGCCGACACTTGTGCCGAAAGAATTTGCTACGTCATTAGCGCCTATACCGAACGCCAAAATAAATGCTACAATAAATCCACATACCACCAACCAAAGTAAATCACTCGAATATGGTTCCATATTTGCgtactattttataatattattcaacaTTTACTATTCGGTAAActgttatgatttatttttaccgAGTAGCTTCTAGCACCTGAGGAATTTGTCGCTAATTAAAAACTTTCCGTAACAATTCCCTTCTTATTCAATTCGAATAGTTAAATCTATAATCTTCTCATAGAAAAATAGGTTCGTAACGAACAAAATTTTACAATGAAATgggtaaaaaagtttaattgaaattattattatttataaaggttATGTAAAATATCATTAACAATGTGattgaaattacaaaattgtgcGTCACAATGTGAGATGCTTAATGAGCTGATCCTGAAGGTGGTGTGCCTGTATTAAATTTGGCTTCATTTCtgaaaattaatcaattaaatttaggtGAATTTTGTATAACAGCATATGCCTATGTTTCgctaaattatacaaatatttataatgaaaccaTGTGacaaaaaagtttacaaatCAATAAAGTAATCATCGATAATATTCCGAGATTCAAGATCAAGAGAATTAAAAGAAAGattgttgtaattattattcaataagaCCACATGGTTAAGTAATATTGATTTGACGACGCCATGTACCGACTTACTTTCGCGGTTAAACGACCAGtatctaaattaattataaatctttttacgtaaaaaataatatttaaatacatattttaacaaTAGGAATAAACGAACGTCTCATAAGACTATAAGTAACTAATTACAT
This is a stretch of genomic DNA from Melitaea cinxia chromosome 2, ilMelCinx1.1, whole genome shotgun sequence. It encodes these proteins:
- the LOC123660544 gene encoding sodium-dependent phosphate transporter 1, whose translation is MEPYSSDLLWLVVCGFIVAFILAFGIGANDVANSFGTSVGSKVLTLTQACILATIFEIAGAVLIGYKVSDTMRKGILDVSLYADGGERLLAAGCLAALISGATWLILATALRLPVSGTHSVVGATVGFTLTAKGPIGVRWSTLGAIVLSWFISPALSGAVSALLFWLVRRFILRASQPVSAGLQALPFFYGATIAVNVLSVVHDGPKLLAMDKIPLWLALVCSLALGAVGAVCVRFFLVPYFRRNLVPPPVNFTLGPSNETTPANTPTHGKNNAPQRPTSLLSEDGKLLEAIAESAEMVTLSDADKCTAGVKEINARNRALLATMDDCSILSRSLSPPNKSRLQLIDADPQINTLKYIDETLSCCKSLDSAQLVGMGESYDSKNGFLGDSCDTIARGELGRLSALRAAPAMVEFETPPPRLDKAPDTGSAWSVECASRGARLAAMTPNSSAAPLLRATSPAPPAPPPPPPPDALRLFSFLQVLTATFGAFAHGGNDVSNAIGPLVALWLLYSEGGAHARAETPLAILVFGGVGIALGLWLWGRRVIRTVGEDLTSITPDTGFTIELGAALTVLVASKAGLPISTTHCKVGSVVCVGYFSEKTVDWSLFRNIIFAWLVTVPAVAGTAALVMLALEALVV